One genomic region from Thermogemmata fonticola encodes:
- a CDS encoding AAA family ATPase, with translation MTAMPGSSSSPHAALSGSHDGQPGPPPTSTSSDGAATPDAEKLARELAQQAQELRRQMNREVGRVVVGVEEVTAQLLIALLAGGHVLLEGVPGVAKTTLSKVFARLLGCQYQRVQFTPDLLPSDITGTSIFDRNRNEFVLRKGPIFTQVLLADEINRAPAKTQAALLEAMQEYQVTVDGQSIPLPVPFLVIATQNPVEQEGVYRLPEAQLDRFLLRIEMGYPGFEQEVELLRLHSRPVPEVEPLCTPEMILSLQSQLSSVHVAETIYVYIVQLAEASRRHAEVALGASPRAALNLLRCARARAVLCGRHFVTHEDVQAVVYPVLSHRLILRPEAEIEGRQTTDVLQELLDTVPVLEST, from the coding sequence ATGACAGCAATGCCTGGCAGCAGTTCATCTCCGCACGCCGCTCTGTCCGGTAGCCATGACGGACAGCCAGGACCGCCTCCGACATCCACCAGCTCCGATGGTGCTGCGACGCCGGATGCCGAGAAGCTGGCCAGAGAACTAGCTCAACAGGCCCAGGAATTGCGGCGCCAGATGAACCGGGAGGTGGGCCGGGTTGTCGTGGGAGTCGAGGAAGTGACGGCTCAGTTGCTCATCGCTTTGCTGGCAGGCGGACATGTGCTTTTAGAAGGCGTACCTGGTGTGGCCAAAACCACCCTTTCCAAGGTGTTCGCCCGTCTTTTGGGCTGCCAGTATCAACGGGTGCAATTCACGCCCGATTTGCTTCCCTCCGACATTACCGGCACTTCCATCTTCGATCGCAATCGCAATGAGTTTGTGCTGCGGAAAGGCCCGATCTTCACGCAGGTGCTGCTGGCCGACGAGATCAACCGTGCTCCAGCCAAGACCCAAGCGGCTCTGCTGGAAGCAATGCAAGAATATCAGGTGACGGTGGATGGCCAATCGATTCCGTTGCCGGTTCCCTTCCTGGTGATTGCCACGCAGAATCCGGTGGAACAGGAAGGTGTGTACCGCCTGCCCGAGGCCCAGCTTGATCGTTTTCTCTTGCGGATCGAGATGGGTTATCCCGGCTTTGAGCAGGAAGTGGAATTGCTGCGATTGCACAGCCGGCCTGTGCCGGAAGTGGAGCCACTCTGTACGCCGGAGATGATTCTGTCACTGCAGAGTCAGTTGTCGAGCGTACATGTGGCCGAAACAATCTACGTGTATATTGTGCAGTTGGCAGAGGCGAGCCGACGACATGCCGAGGTGGCGTTGGGAGCGAGTCCGCGCGCGGCTCTCAATCTGCTGCGCTGTGCTCGAGCGCGGGCGGTCCTTTGCGGGCGCCACTTTGTCACCCACGAGGATGTGCAAGCGGTGGTTTATCCTGTGCTAAGCCATCGGCTCATCTTGCGTCCGGAAGCCGAGATTGAAGGCCGGCAAACAACGGATGTGCTCCAGGAATTGCTCGATACGGTACCAGTGCTGGAGTCTACTTGA
- a CDS encoding DUF58 domain-containing protein encodes MLTTRGYRWLILIVVWTVVATLLGSEASLFPLWTALALLVLFGGQWLYFALLVEGLRGRLQVERRLWQGGRPVKTLWTQIPFTVELTVTNRSRWSPAFLLVEDVFAPGTELCGGSTRWGIRLEAGQSVVLRYQRRAVALGSVRCEGVQVIAADGQGFFQHRWMLREARQWWVLPLLTDEEGRQRAIKPFNLLPPPGMHRWRRPGTGSELLDLRDYQPGDPPKMVAWKVSARREQLITKEFESDVPVRCLLFVDGAEQMRLGEAGERGVERLAEAAAILGQAAASHRDLVGLVCFDARGVEVLPPARTRQHLLRFLQSLAQMAARPARSQSRTLADLTRQVGLRAQYLYPELLQPPCNGMPLSRLWRPLLDRRWGWLIPLIMVANLLLLILVPAWRFTCLELAAAFTRWYFRSFPGSHWTTHLVVFLLSVLVSSLGPFVFASTFWLLYGSYDLLGSGRRRVTRRKQLAALLAFQQGTGPASIERLMHEDEAFLTALRRFLQEHQVPVIVPWYDLPQQQQYQEPEKITVLAQALLRAVGQARDNELYVILADLARYSGALTPLITACRVARARHHHVLVIVPGPQTPSSSSRGMSGRRSLVPVAKLAPLSSTEAIQQRLAQRDYERAFQQMRRQLVAVGAAVLRLDADDPLPVVLERLDRLRGYRSRR; translated from the coding sequence ATGTTAACGACACGCGGATATCGCTGGCTGATCCTGATCGTGGTCTGGACCGTTGTCGCCACGCTTCTGGGGAGTGAAGCCTCTCTGTTTCCCCTCTGGACAGCCCTAGCGCTGCTAGTGCTGTTTGGGGGCCAATGGTTGTATTTTGCCCTCCTTGTGGAAGGATTGCGCGGCCGGTTGCAAGTGGAACGGCGGCTCTGGCAAGGGGGACGGCCTGTAAAGACCTTATGGACCCAGATCCCCTTCACTGTGGAGCTGACCGTGACCAACCGAAGCCGGTGGTCGCCTGCATTTCTGCTGGTCGAGGATGTGTTCGCGCCCGGAACGGAGTTGTGCGGAGGATCCACCCGATGGGGGATACGCTTGGAAGCAGGTCAGAGTGTCGTGTTGCGATACCAACGGCGAGCAGTGGCGTTGGGGAGCGTGCGATGTGAAGGAGTGCAGGTGATTGCCGCCGACGGGCAGGGGTTTTTTCAGCACCGCTGGATGCTACGGGAGGCGCGGCAATGGTGGGTCCTGCCCCTGCTGACCGATGAGGAGGGACGGCAACGTGCCATCAAACCCTTCAACTTGCTCCCTCCTCCGGGTATGCACCGTTGGCGGCGGCCAGGCACGGGCAGCGAACTGCTGGACTTGCGGGACTATCAGCCGGGCGATCCTCCCAAGATGGTAGCCTGGAAAGTGTCAGCCCGCCGGGAGCAGTTGATCACCAAGGAATTCGAGAGCGATGTGCCGGTGCGCTGCCTGCTATTTGTGGATGGTGCGGAACAGATGCGATTGGGAGAGGCGGGAGAACGAGGTGTGGAACGGCTGGCCGAAGCCGCAGCCATACTAGGCCAGGCAGCAGCGAGTCATCGTGATCTGGTTGGTCTGGTCTGTTTCGATGCTCGCGGAGTGGAAGTGCTGCCTCCCGCGCGCACCCGGCAACATCTGCTGCGCTTTTTGCAAAGTCTGGCCCAGATGGCCGCACGACCCGCCCGATCGCAAAGCCGAACATTGGCGGACCTGACTCGCCAGGTCGGCCTGCGCGCGCAATATCTATACCCGGAGTTGCTTCAGCCGCCTTGCAATGGCATGCCACTTTCACGTTTATGGCGGCCATTGTTGGATCGCCGCTGGGGGTGGCTGATACCGCTGATCATGGTGGCCAATCTGCTGCTCCTGATCCTGGTGCCGGCCTGGCGCTTCACATGTCTGGAATTGGCCGCGGCCTTTACCCGTTGGTATTTTCGGTCTTTTCCCGGCTCCCACTGGACGACTCATCTCGTCGTTTTCCTGCTTAGTGTTCTGGTGTCGTCACTCGGTCCATTCGTGTTTGCTAGCACCTTCTGGCTGCTGTACGGTAGCTACGACCTACTAGGGAGCGGCCGGCGGCGCGTGACACGGCGCAAACAATTAGCCGCCCTTCTGGCCTTCCAACAAGGTACTGGTCCCGCTTCGATTGAACGACTGATGCATGAGGATGAGGCCTTTCTGACGGCCCTCCGTCGATTCCTCCAAGAGCATCAAGTGCCGGTGATTGTTCCCTGGTATGATTTGCCCCAGCAACAGCAGTATCAGGAACCAGAGAAAATCACCGTTTTGGCCCAAGCTCTGCTCCGCGCCGTGGGGCAAGCGCGGGACAACGAATTGTACGTGATTCTGGCGGACCTGGCTCGTTATAGCGGTGCACTGACGCCGCTGATCACTGCCTGCCGCGTGGCGCGCGCCCGTCACCATCATGTATTGGTGATTGTTCCCGGACCGCAAACGCCCTCTTCCTCAAGCCGGGGCATGTCGGGCCGACGCTCATTAGTTCCAGTGGCGAAGCTAGCACCTCTCTCGTCCACCGAGGCGATTCAGCAGCGGCTGGCGCAGCGCGACTATGAGCGAGCCTTCCAGCAGATGCGGCGGCAGTTGGTGGCGGTGGGCGCTGCGGTCTTGCGCCTCGATGCTGACGACCCGTTGCCAGTAGTATTGGAACGGTTGGACCGACTGCGAGGATACCGGAGCCGGCGATGA
- a CDS encoding HAD-IA family hydrolase, with amino-acid sequence MARIQAVYFDAVGTLLFPHPPAEEVYAAVGRAHGIEVSVAEVRQRLRRAFAEQEEVDRQRGWKVDAAREVSRWRAIVQACLPSADAEQAEAIFQELFEHFAHPQAWRLADEAAMVLDALQGRGLSCGIASNYDARLRSVVAGFPDLAGLQERLVISAEVGYRKPSAVFFSAVACQAGYPSSQVLYVGDDLVMDYQAAQAAGLQAVWYQPQKKNEAAFPLRSQFQLVGDECAAAEVVTISRLSQLLAIVGA; translated from the coding sequence ATGGCGAGGATTCAGGCGGTTTATTTCGATGCGGTTGGCACGCTCCTGTTCCCCCACCCTCCGGCAGAAGAGGTGTATGCGGCTGTGGGCCGAGCGCATGGGATCGAAGTATCAGTAGCCGAGGTCCGCCAGCGTCTCAGGCGAGCCTTTGCGGAACAGGAGGAGGTGGACCGGCAGCGGGGTTGGAAGGTGGATGCAGCCCGTGAGGTGTCGCGGTGGCGGGCCATTGTCCAGGCTTGTCTGCCGTCGGCCGATGCTGAACAGGCGGAAGCCATTTTCCAGGAGTTGTTCGAGCACTTTGCGCATCCCCAGGCTTGGCGACTGGCGGATGAAGCGGCGATGGTGCTAGATGCATTGCAAGGACGCGGGCTGAGCTGCGGGATCGCCTCGAATTATGATGCTCGCTTGCGGTCGGTGGTGGCGGGTTTTCCGGATCTCGCCGGTTTGCAGGAGCGGCTGGTGATCAGCGCAGAGGTGGGCTATCGCAAGCCGTCGGCTGTCTTTTTCAGTGCGGTGGCATGCCAGGCAGGTTATCCGTCGTCCCAGGTGCTTTATGTGGGGGATGACCTGGTTATGGACTATCAAGCGGCCCAGGCGGCGGGGTTGCAAGCCGTCTGGTATCAGCCTCAGAAGAAGAATGAGGCGGCCTTTCCGCTTCGCTCGCAGTTCCAGTTGGTGGGAGATGAATGTGCCGCGGCGGAGGTGGTTACGATCTCCCGGTTGAGTCAACTTCTGGCGATTGTCGGGGCTTGA
- a CDS encoding 2-isopropylmalate synthase, with protein sequence MAPPSDPNRVLIFDTTLRDGEQSPGCSMNLSEKMEMAKALAELGVDIIEAGFPIASPGDFESVRAIAQEVHGPIICALARCNPVDIDRAAEALRGCPRPRIHVFLATSAIHREFKLRMTPQEVIQRAVDGVRRARDYCEDVEFSPEDAARTELDFLAEVVERAIEAGATTLNIPDTVGYAVPEHYAAIIRHLRTTVRGIDRCVLSVHCHNDLGLAVANSLAALREGARQVECTINGIGERAGNAALEEIVMALRTRRDFFGLTTGINTRLLYPTSRKLSHITGMHVQRNKAIVGQNAFAHEAGIHQDGMLKERSTYEIMRPEDVGIPRTELVLGKHSGRHALKQRVADLGYHLTDEQLNRVFEEFKRLADLKKEIYDSDIEALAENQLQTGTSATWTLVGFTSTAGTGSQTSAAVALRHKDGTIHRDAAVGNGPIDALFKAINRITQTPVKVVDYRVRAVSQDIDAQGEAYVEIEHDGKRSRARAVSVDVVEASALAYLEVVNRVLARELRSRLKPTDHIPTDVTPAPTP encoded by the coding sequence ATGGCGCCACCGTCGGACCCCAATCGTGTGTTGATCTTCGACACCACCCTTCGGGATGGCGAACAAAGTCCCGGTTGCAGCATGAATCTCAGTGAAAAGATGGAGATGGCGAAGGCCTTGGCGGAGCTAGGAGTGGACATCATTGAGGCCGGCTTCCCCATCGCTTCGCCGGGAGATTTCGAGAGCGTCCGGGCGATTGCCCAAGAGGTCCACGGACCGATCATTTGTGCCCTAGCCCGCTGCAATCCAGTGGACATCGACCGGGCCGCAGAGGCTTTGCGCGGTTGTCCCCGGCCCCGCATTCACGTCTTTCTGGCCACCAGTGCCATCCACCGCGAATTCAAACTCCGCATGACCCCTCAGGAAGTGATCCAACGCGCCGTTGATGGCGTCCGCCGTGCCCGCGACTACTGCGAGGACGTGGAGTTCTCACCTGAAGACGCCGCCCGTACCGAATTGGACTTTCTGGCAGAGGTCGTGGAACGAGCCATCGAAGCGGGAGCCACGACGCTCAATATCCCCGACACCGTGGGTTACGCTGTCCCAGAACATTATGCTGCCATCATTCGCCATCTGCGTACCACTGTGCGCGGTATTGACCGCTGTGTACTATCGGTCCATTGCCATAACGATCTAGGGCTAGCCGTCGCCAACAGCTTGGCAGCACTGCGTGAAGGTGCCCGGCAGGTGGAATGCACCATCAACGGCATCGGCGAGCGTGCCGGGAACGCCGCTTTGGAAGAAATTGTTATGGCCCTGCGGACCCGCCGCGATTTCTTTGGCCTGACCACCGGTATCAACACGCGCTTGCTTTACCCCACCAGTCGTAAGCTATCCCACATCACCGGCATGCACGTGCAGCGCAACAAAGCCATCGTGGGCCAGAATGCTTTTGCGCACGAAGCCGGTATCCACCAGGACGGCATGCTCAAGGAACGCAGCACTTACGAGATCATGCGCCCCGAAGACGTGGGTATCCCCCGGACCGAACTGGTCTTGGGCAAACATAGCGGACGCCATGCCCTCAAGCAGCGGGTCGCCGATCTGGGCTATCACCTCACCGACGAGCAGCTCAACCGCGTCTTCGAGGAATTCAAACGCTTGGCCGATCTGAAAAAGGAAATCTACGATTCGGACATCGAAGCGCTCGCGGAAAATCAGTTGCAGACTGGCACCTCCGCTACCTGGACCCTCGTCGGCTTTACCAGCACGGCGGGAACCGGCTCGCAAACCTCCGCTGCGGTCGCCCTGCGCCACAAGGACGGTACGATCCACCGCGACGCCGCAGTTGGCAACGGACCGATTGATGCCCTCTTCAAAGCTATCAATCGCATCACACAAACACCCGTCAAAGTCGTGGATTATCGCGTCCGGGCTGTCAGTCAGGACATCGATGCCCAAGGGGAAGCCTACGTGGAGATCGAACACGACGGCAAGCGCTCCCGCGCCCGCGCTGTAAGCGTGGATGTGGTGGAAGCCAGCGCACTGGCTTATCTGGAAGTCGTCAACCGTGTGCTCGCCCGCGAACTGCGCAGCCGGCTCAAGCCCACCGACCATATTCCGACAGATGTGACCCCGGCCCCCACCCCCTGA
- the argB gene encoding acetylglutamate kinase, which yields MPEGLTAAALAEAVEHLVRQRDGILMIKLGGSALDDPAAAERCLRGVAVLHQLRFPLLLLHGGGKAIDRAMQQAGLTPRKIAGRRYTDTETLAIVVRVLQQINRDLTRQLQQLGVAALSALDLQPFPLEGELLSWKSEDGSAVDLGWVGTVARVNQAAIRVCIEQGQVPIFPSLAAYAASPLGWLNVNADTVAASLAGALAVTRAVFLTDTPGVLRHPTDAASVIPELTAAEAQALMDQGVIHGGMIPKVEACLQALEAGAATAVILDGRRPFALLELFLHKSAGTRLRR from the coding sequence ATGCCTGAGGGTTTGACTGCGGCGGCGCTGGCCGAGGCTGTGGAACACCTGGTTCGCCAGCGAGACGGCATCCTGATGATCAAACTGGGTGGCAGTGCCTTGGATGATCCGGCTGCCGCGGAACGATGTTTGCGCGGTGTGGCGGTATTGCATCAGTTGCGATTTCCCCTTCTCCTTCTGCACGGAGGGGGAAAAGCAATCGACCGGGCGATGCAGCAAGCCGGCTTGACCCCGCGCAAAATCGCAGGCCGGCGCTACACCGATACCGAGACACTGGCGATTGTGGTTCGCGTCCTGCAACAGATCAATCGCGATTTGACCCGCCAGCTTCAACAACTGGGCGTGGCAGCCCTGTCGGCCTTGGACCTCCAGCCGTTTCCCCTAGAGGGGGAGTTGTTGTCTTGGAAGTCAGAAGATGGATCAGCCGTGGACCTGGGTTGGGTGGGCACAGTGGCCCGTGTCAATCAGGCTGCCATCCGGGTGTGTATTGAGCAAGGTCAAGTCCCGATATTTCCGTCCTTGGCGGCTTACGCGGCTAGTCCGTTAGGTTGGCTCAATGTCAACGCCGATACGGTAGCGGCCTCTCTCGCTGGGGCGTTAGCTGTTACGCGAGCCGTCTTTCTCACCGACACCCCTGGCGTGTTGCGACATCCGACGGATGCCGCCAGTGTGATCCCCGAACTGACGGCAGCGGAAGCGCAAGCGCTGATGGACCAAGGAGTGATCCACGGGGGGATGATTCCCAAGGTGGAAGCCTGCCTTCAGGCTCTGGAGGCGGGAGCCGCCACAGCAGTGATTCTGGATGGCCGCCGGCCCTTCGCCTTACTGGAACTATTTCTCCATAAGTCAGCCGGCACGCGCCTGCGGCGATGA
- a CDS encoding aspartate aminotransferase family protein, which translates to MNTITHSSSALASLSTAQVMELAQRYLTPNYKRFPVCLVRGEGSWVWDAEGNRYLDLFPGWGCGLLGHCPPRVVEAVQAQVAELIHVPNTWYTVPQALLGQALVERLGFDARCFFCNSGAEANEAAIKLARLYGHPHGRYKIISCTGSFHGRTYGALTATGQPKYHAGFEPLLPGFRYAPYGDLEAIARLVDNETCAILVEPIQGEGGIQIPPAGFLEGLRQVCDRHGLLLILDEVQSGMGRTGRWYAFQHWKITPDIVTLAKALAGGVAMGGMIARAEVAEKLQPGTHAATFGGNPLAARAALATVETIEQQGLLARATAIGERFRQRLEALRQRAPLISDLRICGAMIGIELHTEGEPIVHACLQRRLLINCTQRTILRLLPALTISDAEIDQGCDILAEVLTSLES; encoded by the coding sequence ATGAATACGATAACTCATTCCAGTTCTGCTCTCGCTTCCCTCTCCACCGCCCAGGTTATGGAACTGGCTCAGCGCTACCTGACCCCCAATTACAAGCGCTTTCCCGTATGTCTGGTGCGCGGTGAAGGCTCCTGGGTTTGGGACGCGGAGGGGAACCGCTATCTCGATCTCTTTCCGGGATGGGGGTGCGGTTTGCTGGGACACTGTCCGCCGCGGGTGGTCGAGGCTGTGCAAGCTCAGGTGGCGGAACTGATCCATGTGCCCAACACCTGGTATACCGTGCCCCAAGCGCTGCTGGGACAAGCCTTGGTGGAACGCCTGGGGTTCGATGCCCGCTGCTTTTTCTGCAACAGCGGGGCGGAGGCCAACGAAGCGGCCATCAAATTGGCTCGGCTCTACGGCCATCCTCACGGGCGATACAAGATCATTTCCTGCACGGGAAGCTTCCACGGCCGGACTTATGGTGCTCTGACAGCAACGGGTCAACCGAAGTACCATGCGGGTTTCGAACCACTCCTGCCGGGCTTCCGTTATGCCCCCTACGGCGACCTGGAGGCGATCGCTCGACTAGTCGATAACGAAACGTGCGCCATCCTGGTCGAACCGATTCAGGGAGAAGGGGGAATTCAGATACCCCCTGCCGGTTTCCTGGAAGGATTGCGGCAGGTGTGCGACCGCCACGGCCTGCTGTTGATCCTGGACGAGGTGCAATCAGGTATGGGGCGTACCGGTCGCTGGTATGCCTTCCAGCACTGGAAAATTACGCCGGACATCGTCACCTTGGCCAAAGCCCTGGCAGGCGGTGTGGCCATGGGGGGAATGATCGCACGAGCGGAGGTCGCCGAGAAACTCCAACCAGGCACCCATGCCGCCACCTTTGGAGGCAATCCGCTCGCGGCTCGCGCGGCCTTGGCGACGGTGGAGACGATCGAGCAGCAGGGCTTGCTCGCCCGGGCTACTGCCATCGGGGAACGCTTCCGCCAACGTCTGGAAGCCCTGCGCCAGCGTGCGCCTCTCATCAGCGACCTGCGCATCTGCGGAGCTATGATCGGTATCGAGTTGCACACCGAGGGGGAACCGATTGTCCACGCCTGCCTGCAACGGCGACTGCTCATCAACTGCACCCAACGGACCATTCTGCGTCTGCTGCCGGCTTTGACCATCAGCGATGCGGAAATCGATCAAGGCTGCGATATTCTCGCAGAGGTGCTCACCTCTCTGGAGAGTTGA
- the argF gene encoding ornithine carbamoyltransferase, whose amino-acid sequence MRHFLNLIDLSREELLHLLAESERIKAAQERGIPRRSLQGRIIGLIFEKPSLRTRVSFESGIAQLGGTSLYLPGNEVGLGWRESLADFARTISQYVDALVLRVYHHETLTGLAAHATIPLINALSDKAHPCQALADLLTIRELFGTEQGRTVVFVGDGNNVARSLAVGCGKLGIRFILSCPPGYGFDEHFQALYRAKVSTELPLEVSDPKAAVCQADVIYTDVWTSMGQEAERDIRLQRFAPYQVNAALLAAAPPHCRFLHCLPAHRGEEVTDEVIDGPASAVFQQAANRLHTQKALLEWLFSTNFPPLSSTPGVSASSAPATSDAFSER is encoded by the coding sequence ATGAGGCATTTTCTCAATCTGATCGATCTAAGCCGGGAAGAGTTGCTGCATCTGCTGGCGGAGTCGGAGCGGATCAAGGCTGCCCAGGAGCGGGGGATTCCGCGGCGGAGTCTGCAGGGGCGGATCATCGGGTTGATTTTCGAGAAGCCGTCGTTGCGGACGCGGGTCAGTTTTGAAAGCGGCATCGCCCAGCTCGGCGGCACCAGCCTGTATCTGCCCGGCAACGAGGTCGGACTGGGGTGGCGTGAATCCTTGGCCGACTTCGCCCGCACCATCAGCCAGTATGTCGATGCGCTGGTCCTGCGGGTGTATCATCACGAGACGCTGACGGGTTTGGCGGCCCATGCTACGATTCCCTTGATCAATGCCTTGTCAGACAAGGCTCATCCCTGTCAGGCCTTGGCGGATTTGCTGACCATCCGGGAATTATTCGGCACAGAACAGGGACGAACTGTCGTCTTCGTGGGTGATGGGAACAATGTGGCGCGCTCCCTGGCGGTCGGTTGCGGCAAGCTAGGCATCCGCTTCATACTGAGCTGTCCGCCCGGCTACGGCTTTGACGAGCATTTCCAGGCATTGTACCGCGCCAAGGTCTCGACCGAGCTGCCTCTCGAAGTGAGCGATCCGAAAGCGGCTGTGTGTCAAGCGGATGTCATCTATACTGATGTCTGGACCAGTATGGGTCAGGAAGCGGAGCGAGACATACGGCTGCAGCGGTTTGCTCCCTACCAGGTCAATGCGGCGTTGTTGGCCGCAGCGCCGCCCCATTGTCGCTTTCTGCACTGTTTGCCGGCTCACCGCGGGGAAGAGGTCACCGATGAAGTCATCGATGGCCCAGCCAGCGCAGTATTCCAGCAAGCAGCTAACCGCCTGCACACGCAAAAAGCCCTCCTGGAGTGGCTCTTTAGCACCAATTTCCCTCCACTCTCCAGCACGCCTGGCGTTTCTGCTTCATCTGCGCCAGCAACATCGGATGCTTTCTCCGAAAGGTAG
- a CDS encoding metal ABC transporter permease → MLELKLAPELELACVLAVAAAACALPGVFLVLRRMALVSDAIGHTLLFGIVVAFFVVGDLDSPFLLLGAALTGLATVVLVESLQRHRRMKADAAIGLVFPFLFALAVALVSLGARNIHLDVDAVLVGQPEYALLPRWHWRGIAIPPVAVLGGVVVLNLLLCLLFYKELKLTTFDPELARVLGYSPALVHYGLMAVVSVTAVAVFDAVGPVLVVGYFVLPAATGLLLSQRLSGVLVWSVGVGVIGSILGTLAAARWNTNAAGSVAAALGLLLVLAFLLSPYRGWLVQLWRRRHQRQTLEEILLLVHLYQHEGTAAEATEAAVADLHQHLDWPDERVAQVIARTLSRGYVQQDGNLLRLTPEGRQQAQQVYGNIRGLPEN, encoded by the coding sequence ATGCTGGAGCTGAAACTGGCCCCTGAACTGGAACTGGCCTGCGTGCTTGCGGTGGCAGCGGCGGCCTGTGCCTTGCCCGGCGTGTTCCTGGTCCTGCGCCGCATGGCCTTGGTCTCGGATGCCATCGGCCACACTTTGCTCTTCGGCATCGTTGTCGCCTTTTTCGTGGTAGGCGATTTGGACTCTCCGTTTCTGCTGCTAGGTGCGGCTTTGACCGGGTTGGCCACGGTCGTGCTGGTGGAAAGCTTGCAGCGCCACCGGCGGATGAAGGCGGATGCAGCCATTGGGCTGGTCTTCCCTTTTCTCTTTGCATTAGCTGTCGCCCTGGTCTCACTCGGCGCCCGCAACATTCACCTCGACGTGGACGCCGTGCTGGTCGGTCAGCCAGAATATGCTTTGCTCCCCCGCTGGCATTGGAGAGGAATAGCTATTCCGCCTGTAGCAGTCCTGGGTGGTGTCGTTGTCCTCAACCTTTTGCTTTGCCTGCTGTTTTACAAGGAATTGAAACTCACGACGTTTGATCCGGAACTGGCGCGCGTACTGGGCTATTCGCCGGCCCTGGTGCATTATGGCCTGATGGCGGTGGTCTCGGTCACAGCCGTAGCCGTCTTTGATGCGGTTGGGCCAGTGCTGGTGGTGGGGTACTTTGTTCTGCCGGCGGCCACCGGATTGTTACTCTCCCAACGCCTGTCGGGCGTCCTAGTCTGGTCCGTGGGAGTCGGCGTTATCGGTTCGATCCTCGGAACGCTGGCCGCGGCCCGCTGGAACACCAACGCTGCTGGTAGCGTGGCAGCAGCTTTGGGATTGCTTCTGGTGCTGGCATTTCTACTTTCACCCTATCGTGGCTGGCTCGTCCAACTCTGGCGCCGAAGGCACCAACGGCAAACCCTGGAAGAAATCCTGCTCCTCGTCCATCTCTATCAGCATGAGGGCACAGCCGCCGAAGCGACCGAAGCAGCCGTTGCGGACCTCCACCAGCACTTGGATTGGCCAGACGAGCGCGTGGCTCAAGTCATCGCACGAACCTTGTCCCGAGGTTATGTTCAACAGGACGGCAACTTGCTGCGACTCACCCCAGAAGGCCGCCAACAGGCCCAACAGGTCTACGGCAACATCCGCGGCCTCCCCGAAAACTGA
- a CDS encoding metal ABC transporter permease: MTEWWSPGLETVMAGTALLAASAGVTGSFAVLRRQSLQGDVVAHAALAGVAAAFLLGIRGPLGLLLGGAVAGWITLALASRLHHHTRLPLDAVQGGIMAVAFGLGLALLKHILTHVPDAGRHPLDRYLLGQAAQLRDADVQIIAAVTILSMLVVAAFWPQWKLLAFDPEYAAGLGLPVRLLELGLTTLTVTVVVIGLKAVGVVLMTALLVAPAVAARQWTDRLGIMVLLAGLFGALSGILGTLLAHYLGRHVSVPTGPTIVLCASGWVIVSLLAAWVRQESRRWVATRRSHHAGAETGP, encoded by the coding sequence ATGACGGAGTGGTGGTCGCCGGGATTGGAGACGGTCATGGCAGGCACCGCTCTGCTCGCAGCGAGTGCGGGTGTGACCGGAAGTTTTGCAGTCTTGCGCCGGCAGAGCTTGCAGGGAGATGTCGTAGCTCATGCTGCCTTGGCTGGCGTAGCCGCTGCCTTTCTCCTTGGGATTCGCGGCCCTCTGGGGTTGCTCCTGGGCGGCGCCGTGGCGGGCTGGATCACCTTGGCCCTCGCGAGCCGCCTGCACCACCACACCCGCCTGCCGTTGGATGCCGTGCAAGGAGGAATTATGGCGGTGGCTTTCGGCTTGGGTCTGGCCTTGCTCAAACACATCCTGACTCACGTGCCGGATGCTGGACGCCACCCTTTGGATCGATACCTCCTCGGCCAAGCAGCCCAGCTCCGCGATGCTGACGTGCAGATCATCGCCGCCGTGACTATTCTGAGCATGCTGGTAGTGGCGGCTTTCTGGCCGCAGTGGAAGCTGCTGGCTTTTGATCCGGAGTATGCCGCAGGATTGGGACTGCCCGTGCGCCTCCTCGAACTGGGTCTGACGACCCTAACGGTGACTGTAGTGGTCATCGGTTTGAAGGCCGTGGGGGTTGTCCTGATGACGGCTTTGCTGGTCGCCCCGGCTGTAGCGGCCCGCCAATGGACCGACCGTCTCGGAATCATGGTCTTGCTGGCCGGCCTCTTCGGTGCCCTCTCTGGTATTCTGGGTACCCTCCTGGCTCACTATCTTGGGCGGCATGTCAGCGTCCCTACAGGGCCGACAATCGTGCTGTGCGCCAGCGGGTGGGTGATCGTATCACTCCTGGCTGCCTGGGTTCGGCAGGAGTCTCGCCGTTGGGTAGCGACTCGCAGGAGTCATCATGCTGGAGCTGAAACTGGCCCCTGA